The Fusobacterium sp. JB019 genome has a segment encoding these proteins:
- the glpX gene encoding class II fructose-bisphosphatase, protein MKRDLALDFARVTEAAALAAQKWVGRGDKNLADDAAVQAMRNVLNRVKIDGEIVIGEGEIDEAPMLYIGEKVGLKYNSKKIEDFREEDLEPVDIAVDPIEGTRMTAQGQPNAIVVLAAAKKGHFLKAPDMYMEKIVVGPEAKGCIDIDDSLENNIRNVAKALGKNVEDLMVAVLEKPRHKKVIERIRDLGAKMYVFPDGDVATSILTCMVDSDVDMMYGIGGAPEGVVSAGVIRALGGDMQAKLVLRSDVKGSDDKNDKISEDENRRCIEAGVEVNKKLTLEELVSTDEIVFSGTGITDGDLITGVKRKGNIARTQTLLVRGSSKTIRYINSIHNLDFKDSHLDEIIK, encoded by the coding sequence ATGAAGAGAGATTTAGCACTAGATTTTGCTAGAGTAACAGAGGCAGCAGCTTTAGCCGCTCAAAAATGGGTAGGAAGAGGAGATAAAAACTTAGCTGATGATGCAGCTGTTCAAGCTATGAGAAATGTTTTAAACAGAGTTAAAATCGATGGTGAAATAGTTATAGGAGAAGGAGAAATTGATGAAGCTCCTATGTTATACATTGGTGAAAAAGTAGGTTTAAAATATAATTCTAAAAAAATTGAAGATTTTAGAGAGGAAGATTTAGAGCCAGTTGATATTGCTGTTGATCCAATCGAAGGAACTAGAATGACAGCTCAAGGTCAACCTAATGCAATAGTTGTACTTGCAGCTGCTAAAAAAGGACATTTCTTAAAAGCTCCTGATATGTATATGGAAAAAATTGTTGTTGGTCCTGAAGCAAAGGGATGTATTGATATCGACGATTCTTTAGAAAATAATATTAGAAACGTAGCAAAAGCTCTTGGAAAAAATGTAGAAGATTTAATGGTTGCCGTTTTAGAAAAACCTAGACATAAAAAAGTTATAGAAAGAATTAGAGACTTAGGTGCAAAAATGTATGTTTTCCCTGATGGAGATGTTGCAACTTCTATTTTAACTTGTATGGTTGACTCTGATGTTGACATGATGTACGGTATTGGAGGAGCTCCTGAAGGTGTAGTTTCTGCTGGAGTTATAAGAGCTTTAGGTGGAGATATGCAAGCTAAGCTTGTTCTTAGAAGTGATGTTAAAGGTTCTGATGACAAGAATGATAAAATATCTGAAGATGAAAATAGAAGATGTATTGAAGCTGGAGTTGAAGTTAACAAAAAATTAACTTTAGAAGAACTTGTAAGTACAGATGAAATCGTTTTCTCAGGAACTGGAATTACTGATGGAGATTTAATAACTGGAGTAAAAAGAAAAGGAAACATAGCTAGAACTCAAACTTTATTAGTTAGAGGAAGTAGTAAAACTATAAGATATATTAACTCTATTCATAACC